In a genomic window of Corynebacterium lizhenjunii:
- a CDS encoding TrmH family RNA methyltransferase produces the protein MNLDFSAAFTQRTPRIVNAAKLHRAAARRKAKQFLIEGENAVDAAVSTGAATDIFVTEQAAQRFSHIITAAGYMDVYVHPITDKAAQYLSDTASTTGLFAVCRHVLWSPGKILGARPQLVCVPVLTAEPGNAGTLIRTADAMGADGVIFAGETVDPLGSKVVRSSAGSLFHIPVAREPNVQDVLGQLRRAGMQIVATAADGDVDVADADLCAPTAWLFGNEAHGLGPLLEQADVRVRIPIVGRAESLNLATAASICLYESAKAHRRQEL, from the coding sequence ATGAACTTGGACTTCTCCGCTGCATTTACCCAACGCACCCCGCGTATTGTCAACGCTGCTAAGCTGCACCGCGCCGCAGCCCGGCGTAAGGCGAAGCAGTTTCTGATTGAGGGCGAAAATGCGGTGGACGCAGCGGTGTCCACGGGCGCGGCGACCGACATTTTTGTCACCGAGCAGGCAGCGCAGCGCTTTAGCCACATTATTACTGCCGCAGGTTACATGGATGTCTACGTTCATCCCATTACGGACAAGGCTGCGCAGTACCTCTCCGATACCGCTAGCACCACGGGGTTGTTTGCTGTGTGCCGCCACGTTTTGTGGTCGCCCGGCAAAATTCTGGGCGCCCGCCCGCAGCTGGTGTGCGTGCCGGTGCTTACGGCAGAGCCAGGCAATGCAGGCACCCTTATCCGTACAGCTGATGCCATGGGGGCCGATGGGGTGATTTTTGCGGGAGAGACTGTGGATCCCCTGGGGAGCAAGGTGGTGCGTTCTTCGGCTGGCTCGTTGTTCCATATTCCGGTGGCGCGCGAGCCTAATGTGCAGGATGTGCTGGGGCAATTGCGCCGCGCGGGCATGCAGATTGTGGCCACGGCCGCCGACGGGGACGTCGATGTCGCAGATGCAGATCTCTGCGCGCCCACCGCGTGGCTGTTCGGCAATGAGGCCCACGGCTTAGGCCCGCTGCTGGAGCAAGCTGATGTGCGGGTGCGAATCCCCATCGTGGGCCGCGCGGAGTCCCTTAACCTGGCAACTGCGGCCAGTATTTGCCTCTATGAGTCCGCAAAAGCTCACCGTAGGCAGGAGCTCTAG
- the pheS gene encoding phenylalanine--tRNA ligase subunit alpha has translation MSDTPQIDLSEAALGAAADAAVAAFDGASTLEELAAARREHLGEQAYIARARMSLGQLPKDQRKDAGKNVNMARGRVEKHFASVREVLEQQARAAQLREETVDVTVPTTRSQTGALHPITALSERIADIFVGMGWEIAEGPEVEAEYFNFDALNFKPDHPARTLQDTFHVSVPGSKQVLRTHTSPVQVRTMLEREVPLYIACPGRVFRTDELDATHTPVFHQVEGLAVDKGLTMAHLRGTLDHLAKVLFGPETKTRMRTNYFPFTEPSAEVDVWFPNKKGGAGWIEWGGCGMVNPNVLRAVGVDPEVYTGFAFGMGLERTLQFRNGLSDMRDMVEGDVRFTLPFGVQA, from the coding sequence GTGTCCGACACACCTCAGATCGATTTGTCCGAAGCCGCGTTGGGTGCGGCTGCTGATGCCGCTGTAGCGGCTTTTGATGGCGCTTCCACCTTGGAGGAGCTGGCCGCTGCTCGCCGCGAGCATTTGGGTGAGCAGGCGTATATTGCGCGGGCCCGGATGTCGCTAGGGCAGTTGCCTAAGGATCAGCGCAAGGACGCCGGTAAGAACGTCAATATGGCTCGCGGCCGGGTGGAGAAGCACTTTGCCAGCGTGCGGGAGGTGCTGGAACAGCAGGCCCGTGCCGCGCAGCTGCGTGAGGAAACCGTAGACGTTACCGTGCCAACGACGCGCTCCCAGACCGGTGCACTGCACCCGATCACCGCGTTAAGTGAGCGGATCGCGGACATCTTCGTGGGCATGGGCTGGGAGATTGCGGAAGGCCCAGAGGTCGAGGCTGAATACTTTAACTTTGACGCCCTGAACTTCAAGCCAGACCACCCCGCGCGCACGCTGCAGGATACGTTCCATGTTTCTGTACCAGGATCCAAGCAGGTTTTGCGCACGCACACCTCCCCGGTGCAGGTGCGTACCATGCTGGAGCGCGAAGTGCCGCTGTATATCGCCTGCCCGGGGCGGGTGTTCCGTACCGATGAGTTGGACGCTACGCACACTCCGGTGTTCCACCAGGTAGAAGGCCTGGCGGTTGACAAGGGATTGACCATGGCCCACCTGCGCGGCACGCTGGATCACCTGGCCAAGGTCCTTTTTGGCCCGGAGACCAAGACCCGGATGCGCACCAATTATTTCCCATTTACGGAGCCTTCCGCCGAGGTCGATGTGTGGTTCCCCAATAAGAAGGGCGGCGCCGGCTGGATCGAGTGGGGCGGCTGCGGCATGGTCAACCCCAACGTGCTGCGCGCTGTGGGTGTAGACCCGGAGGTCTACACCGGTTTTGCCTTCGGCATGGGCCTCGAGCGTACCCTGCAGTTCCGCAATGGCCTCAGCGATATGCGCGATATGGTCGAAGGCGATGTCCGCTTCACGCTGCCGTTCGGCGTCCAGGCTTAA